A stretch of Amycolatopsis balhimycina FH 1894 DNA encodes these proteins:
- a CDS encoding amidohydrolase yields MNLVLCADTVHTLAGDDRPVQAIAITGGVVTAVGTRRDVRDWRGPGTEVVDLGGATVTPGLIDAHTHPVMGVQLTADVDLSAARSLDEVEHLLATAAAGRAPDEWLQAWGLDPNVFGDRPVTSAPIEAAVGGRPAFVRLFDAHSALATPAALRIAGVDGPRRFAQRSSVVCDEDGRPTGLLLEAAAMDLVTAHVPRQPVADRAARLRALLGEMAATGLTGGHVMDLLGDSAEVVAAAEDLGDLPLRLRFAPWCEPGAEAEQLAELIALQGRGGRRWEIGGVKFFIDGTIDNGTAWLEEPDAHGESTDSFWTDPAAYTKAVHVLAAAGVPTATHAIGDAAVRYALDTLDGLDSPAAAPHRIEHIETLPTELIGRFRRQGVVASMQPAHTHFTRADHTDNWSSRLGHERADRGWRCRDLRDAGVPVVLGSDWPIAPFDPRGTLAAAQLRRPAGEPEIPPVQPHQGLTPLMALEGYTSLAAAAAGAIGGITIGARADLTAFTLDPLRTAPDELADAPIAMTIVDGTIIHRR; encoded by the coding sequence GTGAACCTCGTCCTCTGCGCCGACACCGTCCACACACTGGCCGGCGACGACCGGCCGGTCCAGGCGATCGCGATCACCGGCGGCGTCGTCACCGCCGTCGGCACCCGCCGGGACGTCCGCGACTGGCGCGGTCCCGGGACCGAAGTCGTCGACCTGGGCGGCGCCACCGTGACCCCCGGCCTGATCGACGCGCACACGCACCCGGTGATGGGCGTGCAGCTCACCGCCGACGTCGACCTGTCCGCCGCCCGCTCCCTCGACGAGGTGGAGCACCTCCTCGCCACCGCGGCCGCCGGCCGGGCACCGGACGAATGGCTCCAGGCGTGGGGCCTGGACCCCAACGTCTTCGGCGACCGGCCGGTCACCAGCGCCCCGATCGAGGCGGCGGTCGGTGGCCGTCCCGCGTTCGTGCGGCTGTTCGACGCCCACTCCGCCCTGGCCACCCCGGCCGCGCTGCGGATCGCCGGCGTCGACGGCCCCCGCCGGTTCGCCCAGCGCTCGAGCGTCGTCTGCGACGAGGACGGCCGGCCGACCGGCCTGCTGCTGGAGGCCGCCGCCATGGACCTGGTCACCGCGCACGTCCCCCGGCAACCGGTCGCCGACCGGGCGGCCCGGCTGCGCGCGCTGCTCGGCGAGATGGCCGCCACCGGGCTCACCGGCGGCCACGTCATGGACCTGCTCGGCGACAGCGCGGAGGTGGTCGCCGCCGCCGAAGACCTCGGCGACCTCCCGCTGCGCCTGCGGTTCGCCCCCTGGTGCGAACCCGGCGCCGAGGCGGAACAGCTGGCCGAGCTGATCGCCCTCCAGGGCCGCGGCGGCCGCCGCTGGGAGATCGGCGGCGTGAAGTTCTTCATCGACGGCACGATCGACAACGGCACCGCCTGGCTGGAAGAACCCGACGCCCACGGCGAATCGACCGACAGCTTCTGGACCGACCCCGCCGCCTACACGAAAGCCGTGCACGTGCTCGCCGCGGCCGGGGTCCCGACCGCGACCCACGCCATCGGCGACGCCGCCGTCCGCTACGCCCTCGACACCCTCGACGGACTCGACAGCCCCGCGGCGGCACCGCACCGCATCGAGCACATCGAGACGCTGCCGACCGAGCTGATCGGCCGGTTCCGGCGCCAGGGCGTCGTCGCGAGCATGCAACCGGCCCACACCCACTTCACCCGCGCCGACCACACCGACAACTGGTCGTCCCGCCTCGGACACGAACGCGCCGACCGGGGGTGGCGCTGCCGCGACCTGCGCGACGCGGGTGTCCCGGTCGTCCTCGGCTCCGACTGGCCGATCGCCCCCTTCGACCCGCGCGGCACCCTCGCCGCCGCCCAGCTACGCCGCCCGGCGGGCGAACCGGAGATCCCGCCGGTGCAGCCGCACCAGGGCCTGACGCCGCTGATGGCCCTGGAGGGCTACACGTCACTCGCCGCCGCGGCCGCGGGTGCCATCGGCGGGATCACGATCGGCGCACGGGCCGACCTCACGGCTTTCACGCTCGACCCGCTGCGCACGGCCCCGGACGAGCTGGCCGACGCACCGATCGCGATGACCATCGTCGACGGCACGATCATCCACCGCCGCTGA